Proteins encoded together in one Triticum dicoccoides isolate Atlit2015 ecotype Zavitan chromosome 7B, WEW_v2.0, whole genome shotgun sequence window:
- the LOC119340292 gene encoding uncharacterized protein LOC119340292 yields MAHPAEDRRLRSPQPSARCDHEHHNRFLRPGALARLRDSKIVARSLRSAASARLLSPSSPAPLSPTHAAETGVPHFVGGARGGMRYPLRKKLAAARGVVFLPPPPMSPGAMEAFLGAFAAAPSELLAAH; encoded by the coding sequence ATGGCGCACCCGGCCGAGGACCGCCGCCTCCGCTCCCCGCAGCCGTCGGCGCGCTGCGACCACGAGCACCACAACCGCTTCCTCCGCCCCGGCGCGCTCGCCAGGCTCCGCGACTCCAAGATCGTCGCGCGCTCCCTCCGCTCCGCCGCCTCCGCGCGCCTCCTCTCGCCCTCCTCGCCCGCCCCCTTGTCACCCACGCACGCCGCGGAGACCGGCGTGCCGCACTTCGTCGGGGGCGCGCGCGGCGGCATGCGGTACCCGCTCCGgaagaagctcgccgccgccaggggCGTCGTGTTCCTGCCCCCGCCGCCCATGTCGCCGGGCGCCATGGAGGCCTTCCTCGGCgccttcgccgccgcgccgtccgaGCTCCTCGCCGCGCACTGA
- the LOC119337827 gene encoding exosome complex component RRP45A-like isoform X1 — MMDQRWRPTVNEREFIEQALQSDLRVDGRRPFDFRKLTISFGREDGSAEVLLGETCVMGYVTAQLVPPYKDRPNEGTLAIFTEFSPMADPAFEPGRPGEAAIELGRVIDRGLRESRAVDMESLCVVAGKHVWSVRVDLHILDNGGNLIDAANIAALAALSTFRRPECTVGGDDGQQVTVHDPEVMDPLPLTIHHLPIAVTFAYFGDGNIMVIDPTYKEEAVMGGRMTATINSNGDVCAIQKAGGEGVMSSVIMQCLRIASVKAADITSKIKTKVDKYTTDKALQKVKRTPALVAKEVDVPDVTMKESTHTALENQTSKAPNDGQQISEGDDDHQDTKMISPLTVDRTVKHKQTSTFVGGPSNWDPYSKGVPLSSLRISQLPDSPAVANDEKHEAAEPMLTESNPEVKSVSNSGSAGVSDEVKESRSPESLIDAVKPKHKRKKKQHGKS, encoded by the exons ATGATGGACCAGCGGTGGCGCCCGACGGTGAACGAGCGGGAGTTCATCGAGCAGGCGCTCCAGTCGGACCTCCGCGTCGACGGCCGCCGCCCCTTCGACTTCCGCAAGCTCACAATCTCCTTCGGCAG GGAGGAtggctcggcggaggtgctgctcgGCGAGACGTGCGTGATGGGCTATGTGACCGCCCAATTGGTCCCGCCGTACAAGGACAGGCCGAACGAGGGCACGCTCGCCATATTCACCGAGTTCTCTCCCATGGCTGACCCTGCCTTTGAGCCAGGACGACCCGGGGAAGCGGCGATTGAGCTCGGCCGTGTCATTGACCGTGGCCTAAG GGAGAGCAGAGCCGTTGATATGGAATCCTTGTGTGTTGTTGCCGGGAAGCATGTCTGGTCGGTGCGCGTTGACCTTCACATTCTGGACAATGGGGG GAATCTCATCGATGCAGCTAACATCGCTGCATTGGCAGCTTTGTCTACATTCCGGAGACCTGAATGCACGGTTGGTGGGGATGATGGTCAGCAAGTCACAGTACATGACCCTGAG GTCATGGATCCACTTCCCCTAACAATTCATCATCTCCCCATAGCTGTaacctttgcatattttggtgACGGTAATATCATG GTTATCGATCCAACATACAAGGAAGAAGCTGTTATGGGAGGAAGGATGACAGCTACGATTAATTCAAATGGTGATGTCTGTGCCATTCAGaaagctggtggagagggtgtcaTGTCAAGTGTTATCATGCAGTGTTTAAGGATTGCTTCGGTTAAAGCTGCTGATATAACAAGCAAAATAAAGACCAAG GTTGATAAGTACACTACTGATAAGGCATTGCAGAAAGTAAAGCGTACTCCAGCATTAGTTGCTAAAGAAGTTGACGTTCCTGATGTCACTATGAAGGAGAGCACACATACTGCATTGGAAAACCAAACCTCGAAGGCGCCCAATGATGGTCAGCAGATAAGTGAAGGTGATGACGATCATCAAGATACAAAAATGATTTCACCCTTGACTGTGGACCGAACTGTTAAACACAAACAAACGTCCACGTTTGTTGGTGGCCCATCAAATTG GGATCCATACTCCAAAGGAGTTCCATTAAGCTCCCTCAGAATCTCTCAGTTGCCTG ATTCACCAGCTGTAGCAAATGACGAAAAGCATGAAGCTGCCGaaccaatgttgactgaatctaatCCGGAGGTGAAAAGCGTGTCAAATTCTGGAAGTGCTGGAGTGTCGGATGAGGTCAAGGAAAGCCGATCACCGGAGAGTCTAATAGATGCTGTCAAACCAAAACATAAAAGGAAgaagaaacaacatggaaagagttAG
- the LOC119337827 gene encoding exosome complex component RRP45A-like isoform X4 — MMDQRWRPTVNEREFIEQALQSDLRVDGRRPFDFRKLTISFGREDGSAEVLLGETCVMGYVTAQLVPPYKDRPNEGTLAIFTEFSPMADPAFEPGRPGEAAIELGRVIDRGLRESRAVDMESLCVVAGKHVWSVRVDLHILDNGGNLIDAANIAALAALSTFRRPECTVGGDDGQQVTVHDPEVMDPLPLTIHHLPIAVTFAYFGDGNIMVIDPTYKEEAVMGGRMTATINSNGDVCAIQKAGGEGVMSSVIMQCLRIASVKAADITSKIKTKVDKYTTDKALQKVKRTPALVAKEVDVPDVTMKESTHTALENQTSKAPNDGQQISEGIHTPKEFH, encoded by the exons ATGATGGACCAGCGGTGGCGCCCGACGGTGAACGAGCGGGAGTTCATCGAGCAGGCGCTCCAGTCGGACCTCCGCGTCGACGGCCGCCGCCCCTTCGACTTCCGCAAGCTCACAATCTCCTTCGGCAG GGAGGAtggctcggcggaggtgctgctcgGCGAGACGTGCGTGATGGGCTATGTGACCGCCCAATTGGTCCCGCCGTACAAGGACAGGCCGAACGAGGGCACGCTCGCCATATTCACCGAGTTCTCTCCCATGGCTGACCCTGCCTTTGAGCCAGGACGACCCGGGGAAGCGGCGATTGAGCTCGGCCGTGTCATTGACCGTGGCCTAAG GGAGAGCAGAGCCGTTGATATGGAATCCTTGTGTGTTGTTGCCGGGAAGCATGTCTGGTCGGTGCGCGTTGACCTTCACATTCTGGACAATGGGGG GAATCTCATCGATGCAGCTAACATCGCTGCATTGGCAGCTTTGTCTACATTCCGGAGACCTGAATGCACGGTTGGTGGGGATGATGGTCAGCAAGTCACAGTACATGACCCTGAG GTCATGGATCCACTTCCCCTAACAATTCATCATCTCCCCATAGCTGTaacctttgcatattttggtgACGGTAATATCATG GTTATCGATCCAACATACAAGGAAGAAGCTGTTATGGGAGGAAGGATGACAGCTACGATTAATTCAAATGGTGATGTCTGTGCCATTCAGaaagctggtggagagggtgtcaTGTCAAGTGTTATCATGCAGTGTTTAAGGATTGCTTCGGTTAAAGCTGCTGATATAACAAGCAAAATAAAGACCAAG GTTGATAAGTACACTACTGATAAGGCATTGCAGAAAGTAAAGCGTACTCCAGCATTAGTTGCTAAAGAAGTTGACGTTCCTGATGTCACTATGAAGGAGAGCACACATACTGCATTGGAAAACCAAACCTCGAAGGCGCCCAATGATGGTCAGCAGATAAGTGAAG GGATCCATACTCCAAAGGAGTTCCATTAA
- the LOC119337827 gene encoding exosome complex component RRP45A-like isoform X3 translates to MMDQRWRPTVNEREFIEQALQSDLRVDGRRPFDFRKLTISFGREDGSAEVLLGETCVMGYVTAQLVPPYKDRPNEGTLAIFTEFSPMADPAFEPGRPGEAAIELGRVIDRGLRESRAVDMESLCVVAGKHVWSVRVDLHILDNGGNLIDAANIAALAALSTFRRPECTVGGDDGQQVTVHDPEVMDPLPLTIHHLPIAVTFAYFGDGNIMVIDPTYKEEAVMGGRMTATINSNGDVCAIQKAGGEGVMSSVIMQCLRIASVKAADITSKIKTKVDKYTTDKALQKVKRTPALVAKEVDVPDVTMKESTHTALENQTSKAPNDGQQISEGDDDHQDTKMISPLTVDRTVKHKQTSTFVGGPSN, encoded by the exons ATGATGGACCAGCGGTGGCGCCCGACGGTGAACGAGCGGGAGTTCATCGAGCAGGCGCTCCAGTCGGACCTCCGCGTCGACGGCCGCCGCCCCTTCGACTTCCGCAAGCTCACAATCTCCTTCGGCAG GGAGGAtggctcggcggaggtgctgctcgGCGAGACGTGCGTGATGGGCTATGTGACCGCCCAATTGGTCCCGCCGTACAAGGACAGGCCGAACGAGGGCACGCTCGCCATATTCACCGAGTTCTCTCCCATGGCTGACCCTGCCTTTGAGCCAGGACGACCCGGGGAAGCGGCGATTGAGCTCGGCCGTGTCATTGACCGTGGCCTAAG GGAGAGCAGAGCCGTTGATATGGAATCCTTGTGTGTTGTTGCCGGGAAGCATGTCTGGTCGGTGCGCGTTGACCTTCACATTCTGGACAATGGGGG GAATCTCATCGATGCAGCTAACATCGCTGCATTGGCAGCTTTGTCTACATTCCGGAGACCTGAATGCACGGTTGGTGGGGATGATGGTCAGCAAGTCACAGTACATGACCCTGAG GTCATGGATCCACTTCCCCTAACAATTCATCATCTCCCCATAGCTGTaacctttgcatattttggtgACGGTAATATCATG GTTATCGATCCAACATACAAGGAAGAAGCTGTTATGGGAGGAAGGATGACAGCTACGATTAATTCAAATGGTGATGTCTGTGCCATTCAGaaagctggtggagagggtgtcaTGTCAAGTGTTATCATGCAGTGTTTAAGGATTGCTTCGGTTAAAGCTGCTGATATAACAAGCAAAATAAAGACCAAG GTTGATAAGTACACTACTGATAAGGCATTGCAGAAAGTAAAGCGTACTCCAGCATTAGTTGCTAAAGAAGTTGACGTTCCTGATGTCACTATGAAGGAGAGCACACATACTGCATTGGAAAACCAAACCTCGAAGGCGCCCAATGATGGTCAGCAGATAAGTGAAGGTGATGACGATCATCAAGATACAAAAATGATTTCACCCTTGACTGTGGACCGAACTGTTAAACACAAACAAACGTCCACGTTTGTTGGTGGCCCATCAAATTG A
- the LOC119337825 gene encoding uncharacterized protein LOC119337825 isoform X1: MGGGRISEAGGGRPRRRREGEGSGLEEGMKEGAGRTVFFLVSVSLGAASLLAPDSPAPPPPASSPPPPPPLPPSAASPRRFLLAPPLTAAAPRERPPRTASAPVTLDLALPGFQGFDRRWRTGSRWSPSSPRRSAASRSRRAGSPRARRQRPASKARPRKLVSLCIGVLGQHLEDIINDISEFTAFFPPHIKLAIMSIARRRRLLNDDVLVSLVDSSWKILDISGSEVTDVGLATVARTCSNLWAVDISRCEKITAAAVSEIICHCPSLEILRCGGCPRSEFTARGCVNLLKPKLNTLEEDSWEELEAVDFGSGAQSLRWLVWPKIDDNSKEILAVECPRVIVNPKPSLLDLGGSKTPSEALASLPLDHSVVQDIDPKTWAVSAAPRRIAAAPPLPNAPPEIPIAERFRLAYVERDARLAPKRARRERQHRRRTERDYLMNDIDAKSVALASKYLSKG; encoded by the exons ATGGGGGGAGGCCGGATCTCGGAGGCGGGCGGGGGGCggccgcggcggaggagggagggagaAGGGTCGGGGCTCGAGGAAGGGATGAAGGAGGGAGCAGGCCGAACCGTTTTCTTTCTGGTGTCGGTATCCCTAGGAGCCGCCTCCCTCCTAGCTCCCGATTCCCCCGCCCCGCCCCCGCCGGCTTCctctccaccgccaccgccaccgctccCCCCTTCCGCCGCCTCTCCCCGGCGGTTCCTGCTTGCTCCTCCCCTGACGGCCGCAGCGCCGCGCGAGCGCCCACCCCGCACCGCCTCCGCCCCGGTTACCCTCGACCTAGCCCTCCCCGGTTTCCAAGGGTTTGACAGGCGATGGAGAACGGGAAGTCGGTGGTCGCCGAGCTCGCCGCGTCGTTCAGCGGCGTCCAGGTCACGCCGCGCCGGAAGCCCACGAGCACGCCGCCAGCGGCCAGCTTCT AAGGCCAGGCCTCGGAAATTGGTTAGTTTGTGCATTGGCGTCCTTGGTCAGCATCTTGAAGATATTATCAATGATATTTCTGAATTTACTGCCTTCTTCCCACCACACATAAAG TTGGCAATTATGTCTATCGCGAGGAGGAGAAGATTACTGAATGACGATGTTCTGGTTTCTCTTGTTGATAGCTCCTGGAAGATCCTAGATATATCTGGGTCTGAGGTTACTGATGTTGGCCTGGCTACTGTGGCACGTACTTGTAGTAACTTATGGGCAGTTGATATTAG TCGATGTGAAAAAATAACTGCTGCTGCCGTTTCAGAAATTATATGCCACTGCCCATCCCTGGAGATATTAAGATGCGG AGGCTGTCCAAGAAGCGAATTCACTGCCCGTGGGTGTGTCAATCTCCTGAAACCCAAACTGAATACCCTTGAAGAGGACTCATGGGAGGAGCTTGAAGCAGTAGATTTTGGCAGTGGCGCACAGTCTTTAAGATGGCTAGTCTGG CCCAAGATAGATGATAACTCGAAGGAAATACTTGCCGTGGAGTGTCCTCGTGTTATCGTCAACCCGAAGCCATCACTCCTTGACCTCGGTGGATCCAAGACCCCAAGTGAAGCATTGGCAAGCTTACCACTAGACCATTCTGTGGTACAAGACATTGATCCGAAAACATGGGCAGTTTCTGCTGCCCCTCGAAGAATAGCTGCTGCTCCACCTCTTCCAAATGCTCCGCCTGAAATACCAATCGCGGAGAGGTTCAGGCTAGCGTATGTGGAGAGGGACGCAAGGCTGGCGCCGAAGAGGGCCAGGAGGGAGAGGCAGCACCGACGCCGCACTGAAAGGGATTACTTGATGAATGATATCGACGCCAAGTCTGTCGCCCTTGCGAGTAAATACCTGAGCAAGGGCTAG
- the LOC119337826 gene encoding uncharacterized protein LOC119337826, with translation MDRVGSGEKHLEDCTVANALGTWVFSVAGALLAIPVGIKRKSFAPLVFFGTTGTMLDIIMGISQCEREHAERQMKLLEAQNLATNASVEGESLTDSFANVDK, from the exons ATGGACCGAGTCGGCAGCGGCGAGAAGCACCTCGAGGACTGCACCGTCGCCAA TGCCCTCGGAACTTGGGTCTTCTCTGTTGCTGGTGCTCTCCTTGCTATTCCTGTGGGCATAAAGCGGAAGTCCTTCGCTCCTCTGGTGTTCTTTGGGACTACTGGAACTATGCTTGACATCATCATGGGCATTAGCCAGTGTGAGAGGGAGCATGCTGAGCGGCAGATGAAGCTTCTAGAAGCGCAAAACCTTGCAACGAATGCTTCAGTAGAGGGTGAAAGCTTGACTGATTCCTTTGCCAATGTGGACAAGTGA
- the LOC119337827 gene encoding exosome complex component RRP45A-like isoform X2, translating to MMDQRWRPTVNEREFIEQALQSDLRVDGRRPFDFRKLTISFGREDGSAEVLLGETCVMGYVTAQLVPPYKDRPNEGTLAIFTEFSPMADPAFEPGRPGEAAIELGRVIDRGLRESRAVDMESLCVVAGKHVWSVRVDLHILDNGGNLIDAANIAALAALSTFRRPECTVGGDDGQQVTVHDPEVMDPLPLTIHHLPIAVTFAYFGDGNIMVIDPTYKEEAVMGGRMTATINSNGDVCAIQKAGGEGVMSSVIMQCLRIASVKAADITSKIKTKVDKYTTDKALQKVKRTPALVAKEVDVPDVTMKESTHTALENQTSKAPNDGQQISEDSPAVANDEKHEAAEPMLTESNPEVKSVSNSGSAGVSDEVKESRSPESLIDAVKPKHKRKKKQHGKS from the exons ATGATGGACCAGCGGTGGCGCCCGACGGTGAACGAGCGGGAGTTCATCGAGCAGGCGCTCCAGTCGGACCTCCGCGTCGACGGCCGCCGCCCCTTCGACTTCCGCAAGCTCACAATCTCCTTCGGCAG GGAGGAtggctcggcggaggtgctgctcgGCGAGACGTGCGTGATGGGCTATGTGACCGCCCAATTGGTCCCGCCGTACAAGGACAGGCCGAACGAGGGCACGCTCGCCATATTCACCGAGTTCTCTCCCATGGCTGACCCTGCCTTTGAGCCAGGACGACCCGGGGAAGCGGCGATTGAGCTCGGCCGTGTCATTGACCGTGGCCTAAG GGAGAGCAGAGCCGTTGATATGGAATCCTTGTGTGTTGTTGCCGGGAAGCATGTCTGGTCGGTGCGCGTTGACCTTCACATTCTGGACAATGGGGG GAATCTCATCGATGCAGCTAACATCGCTGCATTGGCAGCTTTGTCTACATTCCGGAGACCTGAATGCACGGTTGGTGGGGATGATGGTCAGCAAGTCACAGTACATGACCCTGAG GTCATGGATCCACTTCCCCTAACAATTCATCATCTCCCCATAGCTGTaacctttgcatattttggtgACGGTAATATCATG GTTATCGATCCAACATACAAGGAAGAAGCTGTTATGGGAGGAAGGATGACAGCTACGATTAATTCAAATGGTGATGTCTGTGCCATTCAGaaagctggtggagagggtgtcaTGTCAAGTGTTATCATGCAGTGTTTAAGGATTGCTTCGGTTAAAGCTGCTGATATAACAAGCAAAATAAAGACCAAG GTTGATAAGTACACTACTGATAAGGCATTGCAGAAAGTAAAGCGTACTCCAGCATTAGTTGCTAAAGAAGTTGACGTTCCTGATGTCACTATGAAGGAGAGCACACATACTGCATTGGAAAACCAAACCTCGAAGGCGCCCAATGATGGTCAGCAGATAAGTGAAG ATTCACCAGCTGTAGCAAATGACGAAAAGCATGAAGCTGCCGaaccaatgttgactgaatctaatCCGGAGGTGAAAAGCGTGTCAAATTCTGGAAGTGCTGGAGTGTCGGATGAGGTCAAGGAAAGCCGATCACCGGAGAGTCTAATAGATGCTGTCAAACCAAAACATAAAAGGAAgaagaaacaacatggaaagagttAG
- the LOC119337827 gene encoding exosome complex component RRP45B-like isoform X5, with protein sequence MMDQRWRPTVNEREFIEQALQSDLRVDGRRPFDFRKLTISFGREDGSAEVLLGETCVMGYVTAQLVPPYKDRPNEGTLAIFTEFSPMADPAFEPGRPGEAAIELGRVIDRGLRESRAVDMESLCVVAGKHVWSVRVDLHILDNGGNLIDAANIAALAALSTFRRPECTVGGDDGQQVTVHDPEVMDPLPLTIHHLPIAVTFAYFGDGNIMVIDPTYKEEAVMGGRMTATINSNGDVCAIQKAGGEGVMSSVIMQCLRIASVKAADITSKIKTKIHQL encoded by the exons ATGATGGACCAGCGGTGGCGCCCGACGGTGAACGAGCGGGAGTTCATCGAGCAGGCGCTCCAGTCGGACCTCCGCGTCGACGGCCGCCGCCCCTTCGACTTCCGCAAGCTCACAATCTCCTTCGGCAG GGAGGAtggctcggcggaggtgctgctcgGCGAGACGTGCGTGATGGGCTATGTGACCGCCCAATTGGTCCCGCCGTACAAGGACAGGCCGAACGAGGGCACGCTCGCCATATTCACCGAGTTCTCTCCCATGGCTGACCCTGCCTTTGAGCCAGGACGACCCGGGGAAGCGGCGATTGAGCTCGGCCGTGTCATTGACCGTGGCCTAAG GGAGAGCAGAGCCGTTGATATGGAATCCTTGTGTGTTGTTGCCGGGAAGCATGTCTGGTCGGTGCGCGTTGACCTTCACATTCTGGACAATGGGGG GAATCTCATCGATGCAGCTAACATCGCTGCATTGGCAGCTTTGTCTACATTCCGGAGACCTGAATGCACGGTTGGTGGGGATGATGGTCAGCAAGTCACAGTACATGACCCTGAG GTCATGGATCCACTTCCCCTAACAATTCATCATCTCCCCATAGCTGTaacctttgcatattttggtgACGGTAATATCATG GTTATCGATCCAACATACAAGGAAGAAGCTGTTATGGGAGGAAGGATGACAGCTACGATTAATTCAAATGGTGATGTCTGTGCCATTCAGaaagctggtggagagggtgtcaTGTCAAGTGTTATCATGCAGTGTTTAAGGATTGCTTCGGTTAAAGCTGCTGATATAACAAGCAAAATAAAGACCAAG ATTCACCAGCTGTAG
- the LOC119337825 gene encoding uncharacterized protein LOC119337825 isoform X2 — MENGKSVVAELAASFSGVQVTPRRKPTSTPPAASFYSPMKKARPRKLVSLCIGVLGQHLEDIINDISEFTAFFPPHIKLAIMSIARRRRLLNDDVLVSLVDSSWKILDISGSEVTDVGLATVARTCSNLWAVDISRCEKITAAAVSEIICHCPSLEILRCGGCPRSEFTARGCVNLLKPKLNTLEEDSWEELEAVDFGSGAQSLRWLVWPKIDDNSKEILAVECPRVIVNPKPSLLDLGGSKTPSEALASLPLDHSVVQDIDPKTWAVSAAPRRIAAAPPLPNAPPEIPIAERFRLAYVERDARLAPKRARRERQHRRRTERDYLMNDIDAKSVALASKYLSKG; from the exons ATGGAGAACGGGAAGTCGGTGGTCGCCGAGCTCGCCGCGTCGTTCAGCGGCGTCCAGGTCACGCCGCGCCGGAAGCCCACGAGCACGCCGCCAGCGGCCAGCTTCT ATTCTCCCATGAAGAAGGCCAGGCCTCGGAAATTGGTTAGTTTGTGCATTGGCGTCCTTGGTCAGCATCTTGAAGATATTATCAATGATATTTCTGAATTTACTGCCTTCTTCCCACCACACATAAAG TTGGCAATTATGTCTATCGCGAGGAGGAGAAGATTACTGAATGACGATGTTCTGGTTTCTCTTGTTGATAGCTCCTGGAAGATCCTAGATATATCTGGGTCTGAGGTTACTGATGTTGGCCTGGCTACTGTGGCACGTACTTGTAGTAACTTATGGGCAGTTGATATTAG TCGATGTGAAAAAATAACTGCTGCTGCCGTTTCAGAAATTATATGCCACTGCCCATCCCTGGAGATATTAAGATGCGG AGGCTGTCCAAGAAGCGAATTCACTGCCCGTGGGTGTGTCAATCTCCTGAAACCCAAACTGAATACCCTTGAAGAGGACTCATGGGAGGAGCTTGAAGCAGTAGATTTTGGCAGTGGCGCACAGTCTTTAAGATGGCTAGTCTGG CCCAAGATAGATGATAACTCGAAGGAAATACTTGCCGTGGAGTGTCCTCGTGTTATCGTCAACCCGAAGCCATCACTCCTTGACCTCGGTGGATCCAAGACCCCAAGTGAAGCATTGGCAAGCTTACCACTAGACCATTCTGTGGTACAAGACATTGATCCGAAAACATGGGCAGTTTCTGCTGCCCCTCGAAGAATAGCTGCTGCTCCACCTCTTCCAAATGCTCCGCCTGAAATACCAATCGCGGAGAGGTTCAGGCTAGCGTATGTGGAGAGGGACGCAAGGCTGGCGCCGAAGAGGGCCAGGAGGGAGAGGCAGCACCGACGCCGCACTGAAAGGGATTACTTGATGAATGATATCGACGCCAAGTCTGTCGCCCTTGCGAGTAAATACCTGAGCAAGGGCTAG